The genomic DNA TGTTTTCCAATAAATTACTTGCAACCTTGCCTGATCACAAGTTTCAGTACATTACTGTAACTTCTAATGACTGTCAGGCTTTTTGGATTCTCCTGATATGAATCAACAAACACTAAATTCAGATATTAAGgcattaaggggaaaaaaaagaagccataaGGGAAACCCACACCAGGGTAGAATATCAACATTCTTTCTTACAATTTATCTCTGTAGAatttcaagttttgttttctggctaaTCCTCCTGCAGACAGACAGGTTTAAGTCAGTGGAAGACATTTTCACACAGTTCAACTCCATGACTTATATTATGCAAAAATCTATTTAGAGACTTTAATTATGCATAAGGGAGCAGAGATATCACAGCAGTATCATTTGAAGCTGTTGAAATGTAACAAAATCATTTGCATATTGACAGGTTACTGCACTGATCCTTCTCAGTTATTGCAAATGCATCCTTTTGGATACTATGGAGAAATACTGCATTTGCCTACTGAAAATAATCTTTAGAATTGGAGTTTAAGACGACATGCACCTAGAAAACACTACTATTTCAGAAAACTGCCCTGAAACCTCTGAAACTCACCAAAGAGATACTATTGTTTAACATCTACGCTTGAACAACCCTTTGAAAGACACACATTAGATTTAACCAGAAGACCCCAAGTAAAAATCCTGTGATCTTCTTGTCCTgaacattttactttttactgAAGTCTTGCATTCTTGATCATAGTCCAAGGAAAACATTCATGTAGAGTTCGAGGAAAATACTTTCTTCCctataattaaaaatagttgAACTTAGATATTTTCTAAAACATGCACAATAGAACCTTTCTCTTAGTTGTATCTCCAGTAAAGTTTGCACAACAGCTAGTGTAGAAAGCTGAACTAAATCCACTTTCTATTAAATAAGGAAGAATACTGAACTGTATCCCACGATGGTGCAAAGTACATTTACATAAATTTTATGAAGACTGCAAATGGCAATGTAAGAATAGAAGTAATCTGGCTTAAAAATCTTCAAGCTGCAAACTgcaaggtgtttcaaaaagatggacccaatttcaaagcaaatccTGGTCAAATtcagtccatctttttgaaacaccctgtactttTCATGTATACATATAACTGCTAACACTGATTGTTGTTACCCTTTGATtacagtgaaagaagaaaaaaagatattggAGTTAAATCTCTGTGCTGCAAGAGGGGAAAACCTGccccctttccccctccccccgaACACAAAAACCATGAGGGACCACCTCCAAGAGCTTAAACTGAGAGTTAAGGAGCTACAGATAGCTGGGGAAAACAACAGCACAACTGTACAagaagaagagcaggaggagTTTGAACAGCAGGCCATCATTTATGAAAAAGAGCCCATAACTGAAAGGCACTTGCATGAAATCCAGAAGCTTCAGAATGAAGTTAACAATTTGGTGGATGAAGTTCATAAATTCagtcaacaacaaaaaagcctgGTATCTTCAATGAGAAGATTCAGTGTTCTTAAAAAGGAATCTAACAtagcaagagaaataaaaattcaagcAGAGCACATACGAAAATATCTGGATGAACTGtcaaaaacagtgaaaaaagctgaaaatgaacATGGGCCATCAAGTGCCACAGTAAGAATTCTAGCTTATCAGCATGCTTTCTTATCCCGACGTTACCTAAATGCTATGCTTTCATACAACAATGCTATAACTGCTAAGcaagagaaatgcagaacaTTTATTGTCCGTCAGCTTGAAGTAGCTGGTAAAGAGGTATCTGAGGAAGAAGTCAACAACATGCTCCAACAAGGAAAATGGGAGATCTTCAATGAAAATCTACTCACTGAAGTCAAAATTACCAAAGCTCAACTTTCGGAGATTgaacagagacagaaagaacTAGTCAATCTGGAGAATCAGATCAAAGACTTAAAGGAACTTTTTATCCAGATATCAGTTCTGGTGGAGGAGCAAGGGGAGATGATCAACAACATTGAAATCAGTATGAACAATACTCAGGAATACACTCAAGTATCTAAAGAAAAATTTGGGCTTGCAGTCAAGTATCGAAAAAGAAACCCTTGCAAAGCACTATGCTGCTGGTGTTGTCCGTGCTGCAAATGACAAAAGAAACTGTTTGAAATACCAATGGTTCCTATTTAGTAAATGGATCTTGTAAACCAGTCTCAGGATCCCTcgattctttcatttttcttcctacttcCCCTTCCACAGGCCTCTCAGGAAAAAGTGCAGCTGTTTTCCAAATAGAATTAGAAGCATGTAAAGAATTTAATGGTTTTCACAGAAACACAAGAACTGCGGGAAAAGATCACAAGACAAGTGAtacttttttgttcttctactCAAACAATGTGGCAACAAACTTCTCATGCTTTTGGGAAGCATTGAAAATATTGTTAATCTCAAAGACAGGTTTCATAAGAATGGTTTCTTAATAGTTAccttttacaaaataataattagtatttttaattgCCTTGTGGTTTTCTAGCACTCATATTTACTTGGTCCAAATTCtaaggtgtggggtttttttcccaggaatCGAAATTCTATGAAAATACATCTACAGATAAAGCAGACATCATTAGTAATAATCCAGAACATGACACCTAAACCAATCAAGAAGTCAAAAAACAGTTATCAGGAGTGTTTCAGTACTACCTCTGTAGGAAAAGTTAGTTACAGTCTCACCTACTTTGCACCATGAAATAATGCTCATATTATAGCAGGACAGTGTAAACTGTCTTGTGGAAAGCAAACCAGCCATTGGGgtctttattttaataacacCATTCTGTATTTCTTACAGATAGTTGTTGAGCTGGTATTTTCTGAACACATTAAagagcaccagcagcagaagaccaCATCACCAGACTTATAGGGATATTTGTTAGCAGTCTGCCAAGAAGACACGTGTTAATAAATTGTCATAAAGATATTTACAGTATTCAACTATATAGGCAGACCCCTACCAAGGAAGGATAGGGGAATATGATACTTCATTATACTCTGATAAGACATGTTCTTACTGCTGCCCTGCCTATCTAAATACACAGTTGCCTCTACAGTCTCACTTTTGCTAGcacaaaaatgaagggaaaatataacaaaaaaaataaaactccatccttataaaaataaacataatctAGAACCAGAGAAGgatttaggttggaaggaactTCTGGGCGACAGCCATACCAACCTCTTCCTCAAAACAAGACAGGAATTTCCCTGGTTGCAGGTCTTGTCCACCAGGCCTCTGAGAAGAGCCTTGTTCTGTTATCTTCACACCTTACTAGTAGGCAGCAGTAGACAGATCactttgattggaagagacccttgagatcatcaagtccaaccataacctaaatctagcactaaaccatgtccctaagagcctcatctatgtgtcttttaaacaccttcagggatagTGACcacaccacttccctgggcagcctgtttcgGATCTCCACCTTAGGTTCTTCATCTTAAGTCTGAACAAACGCAGCTCTCTGACTCTCCTCATATGTCATGTGCTCCAATACCCAAGCAGCATGGACTCACTATAGTATAATCAACATTTGTCTTCATGGTCTTCTTGTAGTGGGAAGTCCAAAACTGGGCATAGTATAGGACATGCATCTCCTTGTATGGCCACAGGAGTGGCCAGAAGAACTACTTGAAGGTTTCCAGAACTCTAAATGGTTCAATGAAATTCTGCTAATTGTAGAAGCCTGGGATCCTCATGTAGGTATGCAAAACAGATGCCTAAAGTAGTAAATATGAATACCTCCCCTGAGTACCTGAAACAGATCAGCTAGCCATCGATTGATTCAACCTGTCCCTGAATATACCTTAGATGCTCTTTATGAAACAGCTGAATTACCGAGACAGGAAGTACACCACTGCtttattttgcagcagcagttATTTCTGCCCTATACCCAACCCCTTTTGGAACGAAACGAGAAATAGCACTCTAATgcaattaaacagaaaataacaatgctacttagggaaaaaaaaaaaaaagaaaaaagaaaaaaaaaagttatttccaaaaagaagaaaaaaacaacagcaaaagaaacaaaaccacaaacaaacactaAACCCAAACACATAACCAGGAATGTATTTCTGAACTCCTTTATGCCATGGAAACATACAATCAATACCACTATATTTGGATACAGTCAGAGAAGTCAGAGAAAACTGTGCTGTAATTCTGCAGGACACTAAGCAAGCTAGATGTCTTTAATTGCatctaatggaaaaaaaaaaaaatcaatctacCATCAAAAGGCactacagaattattttcacaTTGCGATATTTATAAATAGTTGGATTCCTTCCTTCCTAGCTTAAAATTGCAACTGAAATTAACTGTTATCAAAGTACAGCCAGAGGTCTGAACCTTAAAGTGAAGAAGTATATTTACACAGTAGTGACAAACAATAAAATTAGATAATGACGCCACTGATACTGTTACATAAAATAATCTCCCTTAACTGTTTCATGTACGGAAGCTATCTTTACATTCCAAGGGCAGAGTAAAAACTAGCCAATAAGGAACACAGAGAAGAAGTTGCTATGGCCAACATGCTCTTTCATATATATATGGATGGATGTACATGAACATATATCATACACACAGAAATATGCACTACACAGAAACATTACCGcatcatcttttcctttttacttttagaaaaaacaaaggtACATAGCAGATAGacatttccttctctcctgggCTGTTAAAAAGTAAGGCATTACGGTACTTCTCTGAAGGATTATTGCAGCTAGCCTtgacagaagagaaaaccaaaatacaacAAACACCACCTGTTTACACAGCACCTCCCCTGTATGAGGTGTTCACACAAACATCTTTATCCAAGAAATGTGTTCCTGGGCTAGCCCTTCCTCTTCACGCAACATGTGTTTCTTTGAAGTAAATATGGTCTTGTTAAACAAGAACTATACTTTAAATCCTGGAAGAAAACTCTAGTTTCATGAATACTCAGGAAGACAGCTGcctatcatagaatcattttggttggaagagactctcaagatcattgagtccaaccataacccaactccggcactaaaccatgtccctaagaacctcatctgtatgtctcttaaacacctccagggatggtgactccaccacttccctgggcagcctgttccagagcttcacaaccctttctgtggagaaatttatcctaatatccaatctaaacctccccagcacaacttgaggccatttcctctcaccctatcacttgttacctgggaaaagagaccaacagcctccttgctacaacctcctgcCACGTAGTTGTAGAGAGAGACAAGGTCTCCCCCTtcaatctccttttctccaggctgaacagccccagttccctcagctgctcctcatcggacttgtgctccagacccctcaccagcttcgctgcccttctctgcaccctctccagcacttcaatgtctttcttgtagtgaggggcccaaaaatgaacacaggattcaaggtggggcttTGCCAGTGCggagtacagtggcacaatcacttctctagtcctgctggtcacactattcctgatacaagccaggatgctgttggcctttttggccacctgggcacactgctggctcatattcagccggctgtcaatcaacacccccagatccttttcctccaggcagctttccagccactcttccccgagcctgtagtgttggctggggttgttgtgacccaagtgcaggacccggcacttggccttgttgaacctcatacaattggcctcagcccaatgatccagccggtccagatccctctgtatggccttcctaccctccagcagatcaacactctcaACCAACTTGGTTCATCTGCAAACTCACTGGGGctgcactcaatcccctcatccagatcactgataaagagattaaacagaactggcccatAATTCCAGTAGTTTTGAGCTGTATATTGGTTAGAAAAtggcaaaacagaaacatatataacatgctgcagaaaaactgagagaaaacCAGAGAGACTTGTGAGAAGCTTTTTCTTAATGTGGGGTGCTATTAACTGAAAGTAAATGCTATTAACTAAAACTTACATTGACATAATGAGAATTTGATATCAAGCATTCAAAattattaacagcagaaatgTTGCAGTAATCATTAGAATAATTTTccagtggttttttttagttgcaTAGTTATGCAGAAGACAAATTACAGCAGGGCTACTAGTGCTCTAATGAGAAATGTGATATATTAATGGCTCTAAGCcctaaaaaccaaaataatagGTAGAAAGTAGctttctactaaaaaaaaacaccaactgTCCAGTGATCTCTGATATAAAAATATCAGCCATAGCACATGGACTTGTGTTTCATGTTAAAgcaaaaaatcaaacaaacaaaaccaaacaagaccacacaaaaaaacccaacacacgcacacacacaaataatcCCGAACAAAACCAGTATTTGCCTACATAATATGAGGTCTAAGTGTTCCTGTCtgataaaagaacaaaaaagttctgagaaaagaaaatttataCTTGCATACCTATAGAAGTCTTTAGGATGATGGCAGAAGAATTGACCAATGATTGTAAGAACTGCAAGATCTCTAGCTTTCTACAACTCAATTTTCCCATACATAACAGACCAATTAACTACTTAAGCAGTTAAGCATTAAATGAGGCCTACATaagcaaagcaaatataaaaagTAGTAACACTGAACAGTAAAAAAGAGCCTAATATAaagtttaatatcttcaagtaATTTGTACTGAGTCAATAACAGCCAATACCATCAGCACTTTAGGAAAACTGTCTTAAAATCATACTGAGATACCTTCATAGGCAGTAGTAGATAAgaagatgccacagtaccaaATCAATTTGAAGCAAGTATCACACTGAACAACACCAGAACTCTTATATTCCCATATTACTGCAATATACAGTGTCTTGTACCAACCTTATGCCTACATTGCACAATTCAGCCTATTCTCTTTCCATGCTATTGGGCCTCTACTTATCCCTGAACAGAGCTCTCTAACCATTCCTTTACcagggaggatgaggagcaatATTTGTCTTGCCCTTTACTTGTGTCAACAGTGTGTCTTCTTACCCCTGGCaaaaagcagagctgccatGTCCATAGGCATACTACGGGATTTGGGCATACCATAACACAGTTGATGGGATGGAAGAAAAGATGGCAAAAGGAAGAGTGGGCCAGTGACTCCAACTCTACTTTGCTCCATAATGAAGATTGCATCTCAAACTCTTTAGTAATAGACCCCGTTCTTCACTGTGAAATGAGACCCCTCTACCCATGATCATTCACAGCAGTATCTTGCTAGCACTAATCACAGTATAAAGTTGATCACGAACAAAACACATCTAAGAAGTTAtgcttctcagtgacaaccaatgataggacaaggggcaacgggtacaaactggaacacaggaggttccacttaaatatgagaagaaactccttctcagtgagggtaacagagcactggaacaggctgcccagggaggttgtggagtctccttctctggagacactcaaaacctgcctggacacattcctgtgtaacctcatctaggtgttcctgctccagcagggggactggactgggtgatcttttgaggtcccttccaatccctaacattctgcgattctgtgtgACATTAATTCCCAGTGCTTCTCAGAAAggactgctgcttttttttgggCAGATGTAAAACaataggaaaaatattctgGGGAAATGTTctgttattaaaagaaataacagaaatagtATCTTTACTCGGTAGagctagaattaaaaaaacccaaacaaaacagattttaactttaagaaaaaaagttgtgcTTTCCAGAATAAAACACATACATTTTTCAAGGATCTATTCTTCTACTGGAAAGATTTTAAAGTACTTGTTGTGGATATAATTTTCCATATCATGAAAGAACTGAGGGCCTCATTTGCACACCTCCCTATACATTATGACTAAAACACTTTTACTGCACACATCACAGTCTTAGCTGGACAATGTATCCAAAATTGTTCTcccacctctcctctcccctttcttccaaacacacacacttAGCTGCTCACCTGGGTGACAAATTGTAACTACACTGTCTTTGTGGACAGTGCCAGAAAGCAAGCTCTGGCCCCTGGATAAAGTGGTGTGGACTGGCACCTATGTAAGGTATTCGGAGCAAAGAGCTTTTGGAGACCTTCTTCTGGATAGGACTGGTCACATCTACGCTACAGCACATGATCCTAATCTCCTGTGTACTGCATGTGACATCCCTCTGGCCTTAGTACTTACATATTGTTATTTCAGACatattgaattaaaaataatcagtgcAATGCATCTCATGAGAGAATTGTTCATGCTGGTAGTACATGCTTAAAGTTTTGGGGCATAGCATGAGGGAAGACGGGAGGGAGTGAATGACTAAATCTCTCAGTGTAGACAAACCAGATAATCACTGTGCTGTtcaaaattgggaaaaaaagtttactttGTATACTTTTATTAAGGACCATGTGTCAAAGATGCCTGAGCCCTTCCTGGTGACCCCAAGTGTATTGCTGTTAAAGTCCGTTGTTGTtctttggtggtgtttttgtttgggttttttgttactgttgttcttggttttgtttgttgttagtGGGTTTTgttaggtttgtttgtttgtttttgttcaatACGACCCCAGCTCCACATcagtaaatgagaaaaatcttgaAATGGAATGAATCTACAGACCATTGAATGAATATATAGAACAGTGAACAAACCTGTCATCACGTTAACAGCTAACCGgagaaaaacacttttatttaaatgttactATCAGAGATGTTTTTACTGTAATGTATCAGACCCCATACTTATAAACAACATTATCTTTTTACAAGAAGAAACATACAGTTACCTAAatcatgttattttcttttttaaaatctttaaagacaaaaatgagatATATTTAGGTAAAGGAACTTCATGATTCAGCATATATTTTACCCATTACATCACACCAAAATTTGCTTACCCAAGtagaagaagtttttccttcaCTACTTCTATAGACCATTTTTGCAAGGACAGTTAGATCCTACAATAACCATACTGCTGACTTATATCAAATTCATACGGGTagaagagagagaacaaaactaatttttcattaattcatCTATTCTTAAAGGCAACAGCCAGCCAAGTACTTTGCTTGTTGCACTGCAACCAGACCCAGCATATGCTTCCTCAGCCAGAGAGGAAATGCTGaatggagaaagggaagagaaggaaaaagagggtAAGCCTTCAGGAACTAGTGAGAGAGGTTAGAGTATGTAAGAAAAGGTGAGTACATTAGAGACTGTGTTTATTCATTAGTAGTACAGTTATACAAGTTGTATTTTATGTCCTCTTGGAATTATTATTGGAAAACCAATTTTCTAAAAGCATTCAACAACAGCAGTCTTAATCCAAATCACAATGTTCTGAACACCAGGAACTCTACAAGTAAAACAGGATGAAAGTTCTAGTAAGCATTAATTTACCTAACAGGGAATGCAATTCCCATTTCgagtttttcttttatatatgcTGAGGTCATCCACAGCAGATTAGGAAGAGAGCTCTGACAGATCAGAATTCTTGTCTAGAGGGAAATTCCGGCCTCCTTACCATTGCTACCACTCCAGTATCACTCCTTTCCAAGTTTTGTTAactaagaaggaaaatattataaagCATAGCCACAAATATGATATTGATAACCTGATAACTGTAATGTTCCTTTACTAATATACAAATTTAATTGTCTGATGAGCAGTGGTTTATTTTAGAGATCCATCTTGGTTACCGGtcatgaagattttattttttcctgatccCACTTGCAAAGTTAGTTTTATCCAGATAGATGAAAGCCcataaatacaaaagaaaaaaggtacaCACAATGATACACCTGATACTGCATATATAGtaacttctgctgctgtcttcaATATCTAGAATGGACTTGCATCCAATCTTACAGCATGCTTATATATACTCCATTGCGCAAGATAGATACTGTGCATAGCACAAGTTGGGGTAAATAACTTTAGAGAAAAATTCAGTACTGACTGTTGAAATTTTGATATATTAGTTCAATCTATGcctaaaaagaaacattcatATCTGgtagaaacattttaattg from Caloenas nicobarica isolate bCalNic1 chromosome 1, bCalNic1.hap1, whole genome shotgun sequence includes the following:
- the STX19 gene encoding syntaxin-19, producing MRDHLQELKLRVKELQIAGENNSTTVQEEEQEEFEQQAIIYEKEPITERHLHEIQKLQNEVNNLVDEVHKFSQQQKSLVSSMRRFSVLKKESNIAREIKIQAEHIRKYLDELSKTVKKAENEHGPSSATVRILAYQHAFLSRRYLNAMLSYNNAITAKQEKCRTFIVRQLEVAGKEVSEEEVNNMLQQGKWEIFNENLLTEVKITKAQLSEIEQRQKELVNLENQIKDLKELFIQISVLVEEQGEMINNIEISMNNTQEYTQVSKEKFGLAVKYRKRNPCKALCCWCCPCCK